The Streptomyces sp. NBC_01689 genome includes a window with the following:
- a CDS encoding phosphoketolase family protein: protein MPKVQPSKVEQQDATVLSDEELRTLDAHWRAANYLSVGQIYLLANPLLTEPLTADHIKPRLLGHWGTSPGLNLVHTHLNRVIRARGLDALCVWGPGHGGPAVLANSWLEGSYSETYPDVSRDAAGMELLFRQFSFPGGVPSHVAPETPGSIHEGGELGYSLAHAYGAAFDNPDLLVACVIGDGEAETGPLAASWHSNKFLDPVHDGAVLPILHLNGYKIANPTVLARIPEPELDELLRGYGHDPIHVTSDDPHQVHRAMADAFDRALDRIALMQRTAREDGVTERVHWPMIVLRTPKGWTGPAEVDGLPVAGTWRAHQVPLAGVRENPEHLRQLETWLRSYRPEELFDAEGRPVAEVLSCVPDGARRLGATPHANGGLLVRDLPIAPLDRFAVPVDKPGTTLHEPTRILGDLLEQIMKDTAQRRDFRLVGPDETASNRLEAVYAASGKAWQAQTLQVDEHLDRHGRVMEILSEHTCQGWLEGYLLTGRHGLFSCYEAFVHIVDSMVNQHIKWLRTSRALSWRAPIASLNYLLTSHVWRQDHNGFSHQDPGFVDHVLSKSPEVVRVYLPPDANTLLSVADHVLRSRDYVNVVVAGKQPCFDWLSMDEARAHCARGAGIWEWAGTENGGEPDVVLGCAGDVPTQEVLAAAQLLRRQLPGLAVRVVNVVDMTRLLPREDHPHGMSDREYDGLFTADKPVIFAYHGYPWLIHRLAYRRTGHSGLHVRGYKEMGTTTTPFDMVVRNDLDRYRLVMDVIDRVPGLGVRAAAVRQRMADVRTRHHAWIREHGTDLPEVADWTWTG from the coding sequence ATGCCCAAGGTCCAACCGTCCAAGGTGGAACAACAGGACGCCACCGTACTGAGCGACGAGGAACTGCGCACCCTGGACGCCCACTGGCGAGCCGCCAACTACCTTTCCGTGGGCCAGATCTACCTGCTGGCCAACCCGCTGCTGACCGAACCGCTGACCGCGGACCACATCAAGCCGCGGCTGCTGGGCCACTGGGGCACCTCGCCCGGACTCAACCTCGTCCACACCCACCTCAACCGGGTGATCAGGGCCCGCGGCCTGGACGCGCTGTGCGTGTGGGGACCCGGCCACGGCGGACCCGCCGTGCTCGCCAACTCCTGGCTGGAGGGCAGCTACAGCGAGACCTACCCGGACGTGTCGCGGGACGCGGCCGGCATGGAGCTGCTGTTCCGGCAGTTCTCCTTCCCCGGCGGCGTCCCCAGCCATGTCGCTCCCGAGACGCCCGGCTCGATCCACGAGGGCGGCGAACTCGGCTACTCCCTCGCCCACGCCTACGGCGCCGCCTTCGACAACCCGGACCTGCTGGTCGCCTGCGTCATCGGGGACGGCGAGGCGGAGACCGGCCCGCTGGCAGCCTCCTGGCACTCCAACAAGTTCCTCGACCCGGTCCACGACGGGGCCGTCCTGCCGATCCTGCACCTCAACGGCTACAAGATCGCCAACCCGACCGTGCTGGCCCGTATCCCCGAGCCCGAACTCGACGAACTGCTGCGCGGCTACGGCCACGACCCCATCCACGTCACCAGCGACGACCCGCACCAGGTGCACCGGGCCATGGCCGACGCCTTCGACCGGGCCCTGGACCGCATCGCGCTGATGCAGCGCACCGCCCGCGAGGACGGCGTGACCGAGCGCGTGCACTGGCCCATGATCGTGCTGCGCACGCCGAAGGGGTGGACGGGCCCCGCGGAGGTCGACGGTCTGCCCGTCGCGGGCACGTGGCGCGCCCACCAGGTCCCGCTGGCCGGGGTGCGGGAGAACCCGGAGCATCTGCGCCAGTTGGAGACCTGGCTGCGCTCCTACCGGCCCGAGGAGCTCTTCGACGCCGAGGGCCGGCCCGTCGCCGAGGTCCTCAGCTGTGTCCCGGACGGCGCGCGCCGGCTGGGCGCCACCCCGCACGCCAACGGCGGTCTGCTCGTCCGTGACCTGCCCATCGCCCCCCTGGACCGCTTCGCCGTCCCCGTCGACAAGCCGGGCACCACGCTGCACGAACCCACCAGGATCCTCGGGGACCTCCTGGAACAGATCATGAAGGACACCGCGCAGCGCCGTGACTTCCGTCTGGTGGGCCCCGACGAGACCGCCTCCAACCGGCTGGAGGCCGTCTACGCCGCCAGCGGCAAGGCCTGGCAGGCCCAGACCCTCCAGGTGGACGAACACCTGGACCGGCACGGCCGGGTCATGGAGATCCTCTCCGAACACACCTGCCAGGGCTGGCTGGAGGGCTACCTCCTCACCGGCCGGCACGGCCTCTTCTCCTGCTACGAGGCCTTCGTCCACATCGTCGACTCGATGGTCAACCAGCACATCAAGTGGCTGAGGACCTCGCGCGCGCTGTCCTGGCGTGCCCCGATCGCCTCCCTCAACTATCTGCTCACCTCGCACGTCTGGCGCCAGGACCACAACGGCTTCTCCCACCAGGACCCCGGCTTCGTCGACCACGTCCTCAGCAAGAGCCCGGAGGTCGTCCGGGTCTATCTGCCGCCGGACGCCAACACCCTGCTGTCCGTGGCCGATCACGTCCTGCGCAGCCGTGACTACGTCAACGTCGTGGTCGCTGGCAAGCAGCCCTGCTTCGACTGGCTCTCCATGGACGAGGCCCGCGCGCACTGTGCCCGCGGCGCCGGGATCTGGGAGTGGGCGGGCACCGAGAACGGCGGGGAACCGGATGTCGTTCTCGGCTGCGCCGGTGACGTCCCCACCCAAGAGGTGCTGGCCGCGGCCCAGTTGCTGCGCCGGCAGCTGCCCGGACTCGCCGTACGCGTCGTCAACGTCGTCGACATGACCCGGCTGTTGCCGCGCGAGGACCATCCGCACGGGATGAGCGACCGCGAGTACGACGGACTGTTCACCGCCGACAAGCCTGTCATCTTCGCGTACCACGGCTACCCCTGGCTCATCCACCGGCTCGCCTACCGCCGCACCGGCCACTCCGGACTGCACGTGCGCGGCTACAAGGAGATGGGCACCACGACCACCCCCTTCGACATGGTCGTCCGGAACGACCTGGACCGCTACCGCCTCGTCATGGACGTCATCGACCGGGTCCCGGGACTGGGCGTCCGCGCCGCCGCCGTGCGCCAGCGGATGGCTGACGTCCGCACCCGGCACCACGCCTGGATCCGCGAACACGGCACCGACCTGCCCGAGGTCGCCGACTGGACCTGGACCGGGTGA
- a CDS encoding HAD family hydrolase, which produces MSALGRTSVIFDLDGTLVDSEPNYFEAGRQMLAAHGVTGFTWADHERYVGISTRETLALWKERYGLRAPLEVLLADKNRRYLELARAATHVYPEMRAFVGLLADAKVPMAVASGSSAAAIEAILTGTGLAPFLATVVSADEVAHGKPAPDVFLEAAARLGAAPADCVVLEDAAPGAAAAHAAGMRCLAIPYVAAQADDPAFGTADVLVRGGQAEFTARAAYDWLTRPATSSPAPGES; this is translated from the coding sequence ATGAGCGCTCTCGGCCGCACCTCGGTCATCTTCGATCTCGACGGAACTCTCGTGGACAGCGAGCCGAACTACTTCGAGGCCGGCCGGCAGATGCTCGCCGCGCACGGCGTCACCGGCTTCACCTGGGCCGACCACGAGCGGTACGTGGGCATCAGCACCCGGGAGACGCTCGCCCTCTGGAAGGAGCGCTACGGGCTGCGGGCCCCGCTGGAGGTCCTGCTCGCCGACAAGAACCGGCGCTATCTGGAGCTGGCCCGTGCCGCCACGCACGTCTATCCGGAGATGCGCGCGTTCGTCGGACTGCTGGCGGACGCGAAGGTCCCGATGGCGGTGGCCTCGGGGTCCTCGGCCGCGGCCATCGAGGCGATCCTGACGGGAACCGGCCTGGCTCCCTTCCTGGCGACCGTCGTCTCGGCGGACGAGGTGGCCCACGGCAAGCCCGCACCCGACGTCTTCCTGGAGGCCGCCGCCCGCCTGGGGGCCGCGCCCGCGGACTGCGTGGTCCTGGAGGACGCCGCCCCCGGCGCCGCGGCCGCGCACGCGGCCGGGATGCGGTGCCTCGCGATCCCGTACGTCGCCGCGCAGGCCGACGATCCGGCGTTCGGCACGGCGGACGTGCTGGTGCGCGGCGGCCAGGCCGAGTTCACGGCACGCGCCGCCTACGACTGGCTCACACGCCCGGCGACGTCCTCCCCCGCGCCCGGCGAATCCTGA
- a CDS encoding xanthine dehydrogenase family protein molybdopterin-binding subunit, protein MTTTTTTTTTTATTTTGPTAAGTAAVGTAHTRVEGLAKVTGAARYAGEVPHPELAHGWLVLSTVARGRVRAVRSAPVLAMPGVLAVLHHENAPRLNSAYTNAFGVPDPIAQVFQGDRVPYSGWPVALVVAGTPEQAREAAEALVVEYDEEPHDVEFTAGLPGVYTSESAPAETKGDLEAELAASAVVVDAEYRTPEEHHSPMEPHAALARWDGGRLEVIDSNQGSRFVADELAKLFSLDPGSVRVRSEHVGGGFGSKGTRPHSVAAAMAATVLHRPVRVVMTRRQMFSLVGYRSPTAQRVRLGADADGRLRAVEHRAESLTSTVHEFIERSAEYGRAMYGSDAHHSVSRVVRLDVPTPSWMRAPGEAPGSFALESAMDELAEKCGLDPIELRLRNEPDVGPVSGLPFSSRNLVRCFEEGARRFGWAGRDPRPGVRREGRWLLGTGTAAATFPMLSAPSTAAVTAEPDGTYTVRITASDIGTGARTALTLVAADALETEPERVRMRIADSDFGPAMIAGGSMGTRSWSWAIRVAADELRERLSLGGAVPPEGITARSDTSQAVGALPPMERHTFGAQFAEVAVDVTSGEVRVRRMLGVFAAGRIVNPLTARGQFVGGMIWGLSMALHEEAVRDRATGGHVGADLAGYHFAAHADVPHVEADWVDDPDPDDPVGIKGIGEIGVVGAAAAIANAVWHATGVRHRNLPIRPDRVLLAGLAGERGPGA, encoded by the coding sequence ATGACCACGACGACCACGACGACCACGACGACCGCGACGACCACGACGGGCCCCACGGCCGCGGGGACGGCGGCCGTCGGCACCGCGCACACCCGGGTGGAGGGCCTGGCCAAGGTGACCGGTGCCGCCCGGTACGCGGGCGAGGTGCCCCATCCCGAACTCGCCCACGGCTGGCTCGTGCTGTCCACCGTGGCCCGGGGCCGTGTCCGCGCCGTGCGGTCCGCGCCCGTCCTCGCGATGCCGGGTGTCCTCGCCGTCCTGCACCACGAGAACGCCCCGCGCCTCAACTCCGCCTACACGAACGCCTTCGGTGTGCCCGACCCGATCGCGCAGGTCTTCCAGGGGGACCGGGTGCCCTACTCCGGCTGGCCGGTGGCCCTCGTCGTCGCCGGGACACCCGAGCAGGCGAGGGAGGCGGCCGAGGCACTCGTCGTCGAGTACGACGAGGAGCCGCACGACGTCGAGTTCACCGCCGGACTCCCCGGTGTGTACACGTCGGAGAGCGCCCCCGCCGAGACGAAGGGCGACCTGGAGGCCGAACTCGCCGCGTCCGCCGTCGTCGTGGACGCCGAGTACCGCACCCCGGAGGAGCACCACAGCCCCATGGAGCCGCACGCGGCACTCGCACGCTGGGACGGCGGCCGGCTCGAAGTGATCGACTCCAACCAGGGCAGCAGGTTCGTGGCGGACGAACTCGCGAAGCTCTTCTCGCTCGACCCCGGCTCGGTCCGGGTCCGGTCCGAACACGTCGGAGGCGGCTTCGGATCGAAGGGCACCCGCCCCCACTCCGTCGCCGCCGCGATGGCCGCGACCGTACTGCACCGCCCGGTCCGGGTCGTCATGACCCGGCGTCAGATGTTCTCCCTCGTCGGCTACCGCAGCCCCACGGCACAGCGGGTCAGGCTCGGCGCCGACGCGGACGGGCGGCTGCGCGCGGTCGAGCACCGGGCCGAGAGCCTCACCTCGACCGTCCACGAGTTCATCGAGCGCAGCGCCGAGTACGGGCGGGCGATGTACGGCTCCGACGCCCACCACTCGGTCAGCCGCGTCGTACGGCTCGACGTGCCGACCCCGAGCTGGATGCGGGCCCCGGGAGAGGCGCCCGGCTCCTTCGCGCTGGAGTCCGCGATGGACGAACTCGCGGAGAAGTGCGGCCTCGACCCGATCGAACTCCGGTTGCGCAACGAGCCGGACGTGGGTCCCGTCTCGGGACTGCCCTTCAGCAGCCGCAATCTCGTCCGTTGCTTCGAGGAGGGGGCCCGCAGGTTCGGCTGGGCCGGACGTGACCCGCGTCCGGGAGTCCGCCGCGAAGGCCGCTGGCTGCTCGGTACCGGCACGGCCGCGGCCACCTTCCCGATGCTGTCCGCCCCGTCCACGGCGGCTGTGACGGCGGAGCCCGACGGCACCTACACCGTACGGATCACCGCCTCTGACATCGGGACCGGAGCCCGCACCGCGCTCACCCTCGTCGCCGCGGACGCGCTGGAGACGGAGCCGGAACGGGTCCGGATGCGGATCGCGGACAGCGACTTCGGTCCGGCGATGATCGCCGGCGGCTCGATGGGCACCCGGTCCTGGTCCTGGGCGATCCGGGTCGCCGCGGACGAGCTGCGCGAGCGGCTGTCGCTGGGCGGCGCCGTCCCGCCGGAGGGCATCACGGCACGCTCGGACACCTCGCAGGCCGTCGGCGCGCTGCCGCCGATGGAACGGCACACCTTCGGGGCGCAGTTCGCCGAGGTCGCCGTGGACGTCACCAGCGGGGAGGTGCGGGTGCGCCGGATGCTCGGCGTCTTCGCCGCGGGCCGCATCGTCAACCCGCTGACCGCGCGCGGTCAGTTCGTCGGCGGAATGATCTGGGGCCTGTCCATGGCGCTGCACGAGGAGGCGGTCCGGGACCGGGCCACGGGCGGCCATGTCGGAGCCGACCTGGCCGGATACCACTTCGCGGCGCACGCCGACGTACCGCACGTCGAGGCGGACTGGGTGGACGACCCCGATCCGGACGACCCGGTCGGCATCAAGGGCATCGGGGAGATCGGGGTCGTCGGAGCCGCGGCGGCGATCGCCAACGCGGTCTGGCACGCGACCGGCGTGCGCCACCGGAACCTGCCGATCCGCCCCGACCGGGTCCTGCTCGCGGGGCTCGCCGGGGAAAGGGGGCCCGGTGCTTGA
- the ppk2 gene encoding polyphosphate kinase 2, protein MGGKRTASASLPGAVYERELLRLQTELVKLQEWVRAEGARLVVIFEGRDAAGKGGTIKRVSEHLNPRVARTVALPRPTERERTQWYFQRYVEHLPAAGEIVLFDRSWYNRAGVEHVMGFCTKEEYQLFLRQCPLFERMLVEEGIMLRKYWFSVSDAVQQDRFRRRLKDPTRRWKLSPMDLESITRWEAYSRAKDEMLVHTDLSESPWFVVESDDKRRARLNMIAHLLGSVPYHEVPPPVLELPPRPPSTGYERPPRDLQTYVPDHAAGL, encoded by the coding sequence ATGGGCGGCAAGAGGACGGCGTCGGCGTCGTTGCCGGGGGCGGTGTACGAGCGCGAACTGCTGCGGCTCCAGACGGAGCTGGTGAAGCTCCAGGAGTGGGTGCGGGCCGAGGGCGCCCGGCTCGTGGTGATCTTCGAGGGGCGTGACGCGGCGGGCAAGGGCGGCACGATCAAAAGGGTCTCGGAGCACCTCAATCCGCGTGTCGCACGGACCGTGGCGCTGCCCCGGCCGACCGAGCGCGAGCGCACCCAGTGGTATTTCCAGCGGTACGTCGAACATCTGCCGGCCGCCGGGGAGATCGTCCTGTTCGACCGGAGCTGGTACAACCGGGCCGGGGTCGAGCACGTCATGGGTTTCTGCACCAAGGAGGAGTACCAACTCTTCCTGCGTCAATGCCCTCTTTTCGAGCGCATGCTCGTGGAGGAGGGGATCATGCTGCGCAAGTACTGGTTCTCGGTGAGCGACGCCGTGCAGCAGGACCGGTTCCGGCGCCGGCTGAAGGACCCGACGCGGCGCTGGAAGCTCTCCCCGATGGACCTGGAGTCGATCACCCGCTGGGAGGCGTACTCCCGGGCGAAGGACGAGATGCTGGTGCACACCGATCTCTCCGAGTCGCCCTGGTTCGTGGTCGAGAGCGACGACAAGCGCCGCGCGCGGCTGAACATGATCGCCCATCTGCTCGGCTCGGTCCCATACCACGAGGTGCCCCCGCCGGTGCTCGAACTGCCGCCCAGGCCGCCCTCGACGGGGTACGAGCGTCCGCCGCGGGATCTCCAGACGTACGTCCCCGACCACGCGGCGGGCCTCTGA
- a CDS encoding XdhC family protein, with the protein MLDLADELRRWAEEGRDFAVATVVSVGGSAPRGPGAALAVDGHGTAVGSVSGGCVEGAVYDLCVQALRDGRTVLERFGHSDADAFAVGLTCGGVIEVLVTPVRADGPGRKVFEAALGAAARGEPAAVVRVARGPAGLLGRALLVRPGETSGPAVEGGLGGPPALDGTAADEARAMLTAGRTGTVGLSEDGSRCPGGVTLFVESSVPPPRLIVFGAVDFATALVRVGKFLGYHVTVCDARPVFATRDRFPEADDIVVDWPHRYLRRTGTDERTVLCVLTHDAKFDVPLLEAALRMPAAFIGAMGSRRTHEDRERRLREAGLTGRELSRLRSPIGLDLGARTPEETALSIAAEIVAAREGGTGTPLTGSRTPIHRDGGDGPSDRAPGAREAA; encoded by the coding sequence GTGCTTGACCTCGCCGACGAACTGCGCCGCTGGGCCGAGGAGGGCCGGGACTTCGCCGTCGCCACCGTCGTGAGTGTCGGCGGCAGCGCGCCGCGCGGTCCGGGCGCGGCCCTCGCCGTGGACGGTCACGGCACGGCCGTCGGCTCGGTCTCCGGGGGATGCGTCGAGGGCGCCGTGTACGACCTGTGCGTGCAGGCGCTGCGGGACGGCCGGACCGTGCTCGAACGGTTCGGACACAGCGACGCGGACGCCTTCGCGGTGGGGCTGACCTGCGGCGGTGTCATCGAGGTCCTGGTCACCCCGGTGCGCGCGGACGGGCCCGGCCGGAAGGTGTTCGAGGCGGCGCTCGGGGCGGCGGCCCGCGGCGAGCCGGCCGCCGTCGTCCGGGTGGCCCGGGGACCGGCCGGTCTGCTGGGCCGTGCGCTGCTCGTGCGCCCCGGCGAGACGTCCGGACCGGCGGTCGAGGGAGGCCTTGGAGGTCCCCCGGCGCTGGACGGCACCGCGGCGGACGAGGCCCGCGCCATGCTCACGGCGGGGCGCACCGGCACGGTCGGACTCTCCGAGGACGGTTCGCGGTGCCCCGGGGGTGTGACCCTGTTCGTGGAGTCCAGCGTGCCGCCGCCCCGTCTGATCGTCTTCGGCGCCGTCGACTTCGCCACCGCGCTGGTACGGGTCGGCAAGTTCCTCGGCTACCACGTGACCGTGTGCGACGCCCGCCCCGTCTTCGCCACCCGGGACCGCTTCCCGGAGGCGGACGACATCGTCGTCGACTGGCCGCACCGCTATCTGCGGCGCACCGGTACCGACGAGCGGACGGTCCTGTGCGTGCTCACCCACGACGCCAAGTTCGACGTACCGCTGCTGGAGGCGGCGCTGCGGATGCCCGCGGCCTTCATCGGGGCCATGGGGTCGCGCCGCACCCACGAGGACCGTGAGCGCCGGCTGCGCGAGGCCGGACTCACCGGGCGGGAGCTGTCCCGGCTGCGGTCCCCGATCGGGCTCGACCTCGGGGCCCGTACGCCCGAGGAGACCGCGCTGTCCATCGCCGCGGAGATCGTCGCGGCCCGTGAGGGCGGCACGGGCACTCCGCTGACCGGCTCGCGGACGCCGATCCACCGGGACGGGGGCGACGGCCCGTCCGACCGCGCGCCGGGCGCCCGCGAGGCCGCCTGA
- a CDS encoding NADP-dependent oxidoreductase gives MDTMHAVRAHRRGGPEVLAHEVAPRPVPAAGEVLVEVRSASVTRGELDWDATWTDSFDGSGAPRLPIVPSKEVSGVVAALGSGVTEWNVGDEVFGLIPFTRDGAAAEFTAVPAAVLAARPAALDHDHTAALPLAGLTAWQGLVVHGGLRAGTRVLVHGGAGGVGSIAVQVAAALGASVTATASAGTADFVRGLGAGHVVDHRGERFEDLVEDMDLVLDTVGGDTQERSWRVLRPGGLLVSVVAPPDAAREGGRFFVVEPDRAGLEALARMADAGTLVPRVERVLPLTRTAEAYEALEKGHRRGKIVLRVA, from the coding sequence ATGGACACCATGCACGCGGTACGCGCCCATCGGCGGGGTGGCCCGGAGGTGCTGGCCCACGAGGTCGCTCCGCGCCCGGTTCCCGCCGCGGGCGAGGTGCTGGTCGAGGTGCGGTCCGCCTCCGTCACGCGGGGGGAACTGGACTGGGACGCCACCTGGACCGACAGCTTCGACGGCAGCGGCGCACCACGGCTGCCGATCGTGCCCTCCAAGGAGGTCTCGGGTGTCGTCGCCGCGCTCGGCTCCGGCGTGACGGAGTGGAACGTCGGCGACGAGGTGTTCGGGCTGATCCCGTTCACCCGGGACGGAGCGGCCGCGGAGTTCACCGCCGTGCCCGCGGCCGTGCTCGCCGCCCGGCCGGCGGCCCTCGACCACGACCACACGGCGGCGCTGCCCCTGGCCGGGCTCACCGCCTGGCAGGGGCTGGTCGTGCACGGCGGGCTGCGTGCCGGCACCCGTGTCCTCGTGCACGGCGGCGCGGGCGGGGTCGGTTCGATCGCGGTGCAGGTGGCCGCGGCCCTCGGTGCCTCGGTCACGGCGACGGCGAGTGCCGGGACCGCCGACTTCGTGCGGGGACTGGGCGCCGGGCATGTCGTCGACCACCGCGGCGAACGGTTCGAGGATCTGGTCGAGGACATGGACCTGGTCCTCGACACGGTCGGCGGCGACACCCAGGAACGCTCCTGGCGGGTGCTGCGGCCCGGCGGTCTGCTGGTGAGCGTCGTCGCGCCGCCCGACGCGGCCCGGGAGGGCGGCAGGTTCTTCGTGGTCGAACCGGACCGTGCCGGCCTGGAGGCGCTGGCCCGCATGGCCGACGCCGGGACGCTGGTCCCCCGGGTCGAGCGGGTCCTGCCGCTCACCCGGACCGCGGAGGCGTACGAGGCCCTGGAGAAGGGGCATCGCCGCGGCAAGATCGTCCTGCGCGTCGCCTGA
- a CDS encoding universal stress protein, which yields MELPLVVGVDGSGPSLRAVDWAADEAALRGAPLRLVNASLWERYEGVSADGAERPPDQALAEDAVDAATRRAHDRRPDLRVSADVLPDDPVSVLLHEGHRACALVIGSRGRNGLVELLLGSVSLAVAARADCPVIVLRGGRGSRPAARRQPNGQRRRIVLGVGDGPHSSTSARFALQEAQARGAVLEAVRAWRWPGREQTDQPPVEGEPARLHERQAMEILESALGGPAAEHPSVRLRLRPAEGPARRVLMAASADADLLVLGSGRLHGHAHVGLPVGRVAHAVLHGSDCPVAVVPGRVAAP from the coding sequence TTGGAGCTTCCCCTCGTGGTGGGTGTCGACGGGTCCGGACCGAGCCTGCGCGCCGTCGACTGGGCGGCGGACGAGGCCGCGCTGCGGGGCGCCCCGCTGCGGCTCGTCAACGCCTCACTGTGGGAGCGCTACGAAGGAGTCTCCGCCGACGGAGCAGAGCGGCCCCCCGACCAGGCGCTCGCCGAGGACGCCGTCGACGCGGCCACCCGGCGGGCCCACGACCGGCGGCCCGACCTGCGGGTGTCGGCCGACGTCCTGCCCGACGACCCGGTGAGCGTCCTGCTGCACGAGGGCCACCGCGCCTGCGCGCTGGTCATCGGCTCCCGCGGACGCAACGGTCTCGTCGAGCTGCTGCTCGGTTCGGTGAGCCTCGCGGTGGCCGCCCGTGCCGACTGCCCCGTGATCGTGCTGCGCGGCGGCCGGGGAAGCCGGCCCGCGGCCCGGCGACAGCCGAACGGGCAGCGGCGGCGGATCGTCCTCGGGGTCGGTGACGGCCCGCACAGCTCCACGTCCGCGCGCTTCGCGCTCCAGGAGGCGCAGGCCCGCGGGGCCGTCCTGGAGGCGGTACGGGCCTGGCGCTGGCCCGGCCGGGAGCAGACGGACCAGCCGCCCGTCGAAGGGGAGCCCGCCCGGCTGCACGAGCGGCAGGCGATGGAGATCCTGGAGTCGGCGCTCGGCGGACCGGCGGCGGAGCATCCGTCGGTCCGGCTGCGCCTGCGTCCCGCCGAGGGACCCGCGCGCCGCGTACTGATGGCCGCCTCGGCCGACGCGGACCTGCTGGTGCTGGGCTCCGGACGGCTCCACGGGCACGCACACGTCGGGCTGCCGGTCGGCCGGGTCGCGCACGCCGTCCTGCACGGGTCCGACTGCCCGGTCGCCGTGGTCCCCGGCCGGGTGGCGGCACCATGA
- a CDS encoding Lrp/AsnC family transcriptional regulator, producing MAVDELDTRILRLLLEQPRTSVREYARMLGVARGTLQARLDRLERDGVITGTGPSLSPAALGHPVLAFVHIEVTQGRLDEVGDALAAVPEIIEAFSITGGGDLLTRVVARDNAHLEDVVQSLISLPGVVRTRTEVALRERVPHRVLPLVESIGRAPNG from the coding sequence ATGGCCGTGGACGAGCTCGACACCCGGATCCTGCGGCTGCTCCTGGAGCAGCCGCGTACCAGCGTGCGTGAGTACGCCCGCATGCTCGGGGTCGCCCGCGGCACGCTGCAGGCCCGTCTGGACCGGCTGGAACGGGACGGGGTGATCACCGGCACGGGCCCCTCGCTCTCCCCCGCCGCGCTCGGCCACCCGGTGCTGGCCTTCGTGCACATCGAGGTCACGCAGGGCCGGCTCGACGAGGTGGGCGACGCGCTGGCCGCCGTACCGGAGATCATCGAGGCGTTCTCGATCACGGGCGGCGGCGATCTGCTGACCCGGGTGGTGGCCCGCGACAACGCCCACCTGGAGGACGTGGTCCAGTCGCTCATCAGTCTGCCCGGCGTCGTCCGCACCCGTACCGAGGTGGCGCTGCGCGAACGCGTTCCGCACCGGGTGCTGCCGCTGGTGGAGTCGATCGGGCGGGCGCCGAACGGCTGA
- a CDS encoding oxidoreductase: MDDVPLPYQVTQARDETADTVTLTLAPTGTGLLAPFTPGRYALVHALGVGTVPVPVSRIDRHEIALTIRSSDAVSAALCALRPGGRVGLRGPFGTGWELDRALGHDLLVVAAGLGPAPLRPLVLDALAAPQLYGHLNVLVGARTPDDILYAQQTHAWSAAHGPPHCAVTVDRPGPGWEGPVGAVTALLDGARFAPRNTTAYVCGPAATVRETARALLERGLPAERVRVALDSHDSHPDRATGRRDGTGPGDVLSRDGGPVVGWEEVESATPTGRTGT; encoded by the coding sequence ATGGACGACGTTCCCCTCCCCTATCAGGTGACCCAGGCCCGCGACGAGACGGCCGACACGGTCACCCTGACCCTCGCGCCGACGGGCACCGGGCTGCTCGCGCCCTTCACGCCCGGCCGCTACGCCCTGGTGCACGCCCTCGGGGTGGGCACCGTCCCGGTGCCGGTGTCCCGCATCGACCGGCACGAGATCGCCCTCACGATCCGGTCGTCGGACGCGGTCTCGGCCGCGCTGTGCGCCCTTCGGCCGGGTGGCCGGGTCGGCCTGCGCGGCCCGTTCGGCACCGGCTGGGAACTCGACCGGGCGCTGGGACACGACCTGCTGGTCGTCGCGGCCGGACTCGGTCCGGCGCCGCTGCGCCCCCTGGTCCTCGACGCGCTCGCCGCCCCGCAGCTGTACGGACACCTGAACGTGCTGGTCGGTGCGCGCACCCCGGACGACATCCTCTACGCCCAGCAGACGCACGCCTGGTCCGCGGCGCATGGCCCGCCGCACTGCGCGGTCACCGTCGACCGTCCCGGTCCCGGCTGGGAAGGCCCCGTCGGCGCCGTCACGGCCCTCCTCGACGGGGCCCGGTTCGCCCCGCGGAACACCACGGCCTACGTCTGCGGTCCCGCGGCGACGGTCCGGGAGACCGCCCGTGCCCTGCTCGAACGCGGTCTGCCCGCGGAACGCGTCCGCGTCGCCCTCGACAGCCACGACAGCCACCCGGACCGCGCGACCGGCCGGCGCGACGGCACCGGCCCCGGGGACGTCCTGTCCCGGGACGGGGGCCCGGTGGTCGGCTGGGAAGAGGTGGAGTCCGCGACACCCACCGGACGGACCGGCACCTGA